The Vulpes lagopus strain Blue_001 chromosome 6, ASM1834538v1, whole genome shotgun sequence genome has a segment encoding these proteins:
- the PPM1A gene encoding protein phosphatase 1A isoform X2, which yields MPRACYQWRPRMDLEYQDIMGAFLDKPKMEKHNAQGQGNGLRYGLSSMQGWRVEMEDAHTAVIGLPSGLETWSFFAVYDGHAGSQVAKYCCEHLLDHITNNQDFKGSAGAPSVENVKNGIRTGFLEIDEHMRVMSEKKHGADRSGSTAVGVLISPQHTYFINCGDSRGLLCRNRKVHFFTQDHKPSNPLEKERIQNAGGSVMIQRVNGSLAVSRALGDFDYKCVHGKGPTEQLVSPEPEVHDIERSEEDDQFIILACDGIWDVMGNEELCDFVRSRLEVTDDLEKVCNEVVDTCLYKGSRDNMSVILICFPNAPKVSPEAVKKEAELDKYLESRVEGGSFNKK from the exons ATGCCCCGTGCGTGTTATCAGTGGCGCCCGCGCATGG ACCTAGAATATCAAGACATAATGGGAGCATTTTTAGACAAACCAAAGATGGAAAAACATAATGCCCAGGGGCAGGGTAATGGGTTGCGATATGGGCTAAGCAGCATGCAAGGTTGGCGAGTTGAAATGGAGGATGCACATACGGCTGTGATCGGTTTGCCAAGTGGACTTGAAACCTGGTCATTCTTTGCTGTGTATGATGGGCATGCTGGTTCTCAGGTTGCCAAATACTGCTGTGAGCATTTGTTAGATCACATCACCAATAACCAGGATTTTAAAGGGTCTGCAGGAGCACCTTCTGTGGAAAATGTAAAGAATGGAATCAGAACAGGTTTTCTGGAGATTGATGAACACATGAGAGTTATGTCAGAGAAGAAACATGGTGCAGATAGAAGTGGGTCAACAGCTGTGGGTGTCTTAATTTCTCCTCAACATACTTATTTCATTAACTGTGGAGACTCGAGAGGTTTACTTTGTAGAAACAGGAAAGTTCACTTCTTCACACAAGATCACAAACCAAGTAATCCGCTGGAAAAAGAACGAATTCAGAATGCAGGTGGTTCTGTAATGATTCAGCGTGTGAATGGCTCTCTGGCTGTATCGAGGGCCCTTGGGGACTTTGATTACAAATGTGTCCATGGAAAAGGTCCTACAGAGCAGCTTGTCTCACCAGAGCCTGAAGTCCATGATATTGAAAGATCTGAAGAAGATGATCAGTTCATTATCCTTGcatgtgatggtatttgggaTGTTATGGGAAATGAAGAGCTCTGTGATTTTGTAAGATCCAGACTTGAAGTCACTGATGACCTTGAGAAAGTTTGCAATGAAGTAGTCGACACCTGTTTGTATAAG GGAAGTCGAGACAACATGAGTGTGATATTGATCTGTTTTCCAAATGCCCCCAAAGTATCACCAGAAGCAGTGAAGAAGGAGGCAGAATTGGACAAGTACCTGGAAAGCAGAGTAGAAGGTGgatcatttaacaaaaaataa
- the PPM1A gene encoding protein phosphatase 1A isoform X1, which produces MGAFLDKPKMEKHNAQGQGNGLRYGLSSMQGWRVEMEDAHTAVIGLPSGLETWSFFAVYDGHAGSQVAKYCCEHLLDHITNNQDFKGSAGAPSVENVKNGIRTGFLEIDEHMRVMSEKKHGADRSGSTAVGVLISPQHTYFINCGDSRGLLCRNRKVHFFTQDHKPSNPLEKERIQNAGGSVMIQRVNGSLAVSRALGDFDYKCVHGKGPTEQLVSPEPEVHDIERSEEDDQFIILACDGIWDVMGNEELCDFVRSRLEVTDDLEKVCNEVVDTCLYKGSRDNMSVILICFPNAPKVSPEAVKKEAELDKYLESRVEEIIKKQGEGVPDLVHVMRTLASENIPSLPPGGELASKRNVIEAVYNRLNPYKNDDTDSTSTDDMW; this is translated from the exons ATGGGAGCATTTTTAGACAAACCAAAGATGGAAAAACATAATGCCCAGGGGCAGGGTAATGGGTTGCGATATGGGCTAAGCAGCATGCAAGGTTGGCGAGTTGAAATGGAGGATGCACATACGGCTGTGATCGGTTTGCCAAGTGGACTTGAAACCTGGTCATTCTTTGCTGTGTATGATGGGCATGCTGGTTCTCAGGTTGCCAAATACTGCTGTGAGCATTTGTTAGATCACATCACCAATAACCAGGATTTTAAAGGGTCTGCAGGAGCACCTTCTGTGGAAAATGTAAAGAATGGAATCAGAACAGGTTTTCTGGAGATTGATGAACACATGAGAGTTATGTCAGAGAAGAAACATGGTGCAGATAGAAGTGGGTCAACAGCTGTGGGTGTCTTAATTTCTCCTCAACATACTTATTTCATTAACTGTGGAGACTCGAGAGGTTTACTTTGTAGAAACAGGAAAGTTCACTTCTTCACACAAGATCACAAACCAAGTAATCCGCTGGAAAAAGAACGAATTCAGAATGCAGGTGGTTCTGTAATGATTCAGCGTGTGAATGGCTCTCTGGCTGTATCGAGGGCCCTTGGGGACTTTGATTACAAATGTGTCCATGGAAAAGGTCCTACAGAGCAGCTTGTCTCACCAGAGCCTGAAGTCCATGATATTGAAAGATCTGAAGAAGATGATCAGTTCATTATCCTTGcatgtgatggtatttgggaTGTTATGGGAAATGAAGAGCTCTGTGATTTTGTAAGATCCAGACTTGAAGTCACTGATGACCTTGAGAAAGTTTGCAATGAAGTAGTCGACACCTGTTTGTATAAG GGAAGTCGAGACAACATGAGTGTGATATTGATCTGTTTTCCAAATGCCCCCAAAGTATCACCAGAAGCAGTGAAGAAGGAGGCAGAATTGGACAAGTACCTGGAAAGCAGAGTAGAAG AAATCATAAAGAAGCAGGGGGAAGGCGTCCCTGACTTAGTCCATGTGATGCGCACATTAGCAAGTGAGAACATCCCCAGCCTCCCACCGGGGGGTGAATTGGCAAGCAA